In Streptococcus respiraculi, one DNA window encodes the following:
- a CDS encoding phage tail protein — translation MYMIINGFNTSDIPYCQLIDAGEVESAAPRVAESTTIYGANGKVTIWDGAYDNYERTLTFLVKTLEDVQRLVEVFRSEKNEVEFWYQLGSLFYADFKSSKYKPYGMHHWTVDITLDMYPFRYMKNVEDVVLASSGSVVNKGTVYAEPIIIIEGQGDVSLTIGQQTMRLILNGKATIDCRHREQKILNKDGQIQNTIRKRGPFFEIATGRSGVTTSGSVSKITIKGNWRYRV, via the coding sequence ATGTATATGATTATCAATGGTTTCAATACTTCTGACATTCCTTATTGTCAGTTAATTGATGCTGGAGAGGTTGAAAGCGCAGCGCCTCGTGTGGCTGAATCTACAACGATATATGGCGCAAATGGGAAGGTCACTATCTGGGATGGCGCTTATGATAACTATGAAAGAACATTGACTTTTCTCGTTAAAACGTTGGAGGATGTACAACGATTAGTCGAGGTCTTTCGTAGCGAAAAGAATGAAGTAGAATTTTGGTACCAGTTAGGCAGTTTGTTTTATGCTGATTTTAAATCAAGCAAATATAAACCGTATGGAATGCACCATTGGACGGTTGACATTACGCTTGATATGTATCCTTTCCGCTATATGAAGAATGTAGAGGATGTGGTGTTAGCAAGCAGTGGCTCTGTTGTCAACAAGGGGACAGTATATGCGGAGCCAATCATTATCATAGAAGGACAAGGCGATGTTAGTTTGACCATTGGCCAACAAACCATGCGCTTGATCTTAAACGGAAAGGCGACAATTGATTGCCGTCATCGGGAGCAGAAGATTTTAAATAAGGATGGACAAATCCAAAATACCATCCGAAAACGTGGTCCGTTCTTTGAAATCGCAACTGGTCGCTCTGGGGTGACGACAAGTGGCAGTGTGTCGAAAATAACCATAAAGGGAAATTGGAGGTATAGGGTTTGA